CCACATTGAGAACAtctgaacggtctctcatcagtgtgaacaagttgatgGCGCCGCAGTTCCTCTGACCTTTTATAGCACTTTTCGCATTCCGGACATTTGAAAGATCTCTTGtcactgtgaactcgctggtgcatcAGCAGCTCAGATGATGCCCTGAACCTCTTCCCGCATTgtgagcagctgaatggcctgtcCACAGTGTGGATGCGCTGGTGCATCCGCAGTACATTTAGGCTTTTAaatctcttttcacagtcagagcatttaaactCCCTCTTGTCAGCGTGAAcaggctggtgtttctgcagggaaGAGAAActcgtgaatcccttcccacagccggaacaggtgaatggcctctccccggtgtgattGCGCCGATGAATTTCCAGCTCAGACGGGtaactgaatctcttcccacagtctccacatttaCACGGTTTTGTCCCTGGGTGAATAGTAATTTTTGCTGCCATGTTCGAAGGCTGGTGATCGTCACTCCTGATGAATTGAGTCTGTCAGgtcctgatgtgatgtttggaTTAGTTTCTCTTTCCCGATTGCAAATCCTCTCTTTACTGTAACCTGTGagattgatttaaaacagaaataagggagtgagagagaacccacaaaaacaaagATATAAAACACATCGAGTTGAATTAATCTGATAATTTGTGGGATTGACACTGGGAAAGAGTGACCAAGGTgagggagagaaacagacagggtagatggtggGAGAGTCAGGGGTTAAGCAGAGACCATTCATCCACAATTCAATCAGTTGTTTCTGTTTGGATTGCGAAGGGGCGGGATTGGAGGACGAATAGGTTATCAGGTCCTCCGACCAATCACAATGTGTGTTGGAAGCAGGTCTCGCAGCAGCGGGGCAGGTACCGGAAGATCCCTCATTGGCTGTTTGACCAGAGATTGCCACCTATAAAAATGGCGACCACGCATGCGCCCGGCTCAGCCTCGCCCCTACGAAAATGGCGGCAACGAACTCAGCTATTTCTCATTCGGAGGCAAAGGCAGGAATTTGAGCTTCATATTGGGGGTTTGGAGCGTGCTGCGGGTGTTTGGGAAGCCCTCATATCCAACCCACCCGCCGGCTCCATCCCTCTCGTCTCACCGCGCAGTTTCTCATCGGCTTCGGAGCTCCGCGATTGCCGAGCCCAGCTCctacccgcactgcgcatgctctcCATCACAATGCCCGgttgattgacggcagctcctgaccaataggaagagggggcgCGGCTGGAGGACCGAGTGGCAGAAgccggtcctccaaccaatcagagtgaatgaggggctGGGCTGAGCCCGGATCTCCCTCATTGGCTGAAACCCTGCATTATTTTGAAAGCAGCTTTGTCTCAAACTCCAGGAGAGACTGTGGAAAATGTGTGTTGATGGCAGGAAGTTTTTTctcaaacagaatttttacataaccaaTGAAAAAAAAGACGgatatttaacaaaacaaggtggctGTTATTGTTatacaaaaagagaatatacatagacatagacatagaacagtacagcacagaacaggcccttcggccctcgatgttgtgccgaacaatgatcaccccacttaaacccacgtaacccgtatacccgtaacccaacaatccccccattaaccttacactacgggcaatttagcatggccaatccacctaacccgcacatctttggactgtgggaggaaaccggagcacccggaggaaacccacgcacacagggggaggacgtgcagactccacacagacagtgacccagccgggaatcgaacctgggaccctggagctgtgaagcattgatgctaaccaccatgctaccgtgaggccccatattaAATGAACAATTCCCCACCTCACCGCCCCCCTCTCAGTCAAGGAACGGTGTCGCAGCTGggcgaaccccagcaaggaccctctcaaggcaaactttattctctcaagactgagaaacctagccatgtcactgactgagaaacccagctatgtcactaacccaggtctccacactcaggggtttcgagtctctccacattaacaacaTCCGTCTCCggtctaccagggaggcaaaggccaaaacctcggcctcttttgcttcctgcactcccggatcctctgacaccccaacgATCGCAATCTCtggactcggcttcacccgcGTGTATAAGATCCTGGATATAGCCTtcgcaaaaccctgccagaatagcgccgggcatgaccagaacatatggacatggtttactGGGCTCTCTGAAGATCTCGCACAGttgtcctcaaccccaaagagcttgctcattctcgccgtcgtcatgtgtgcccaatgtaccaccttaaactgaattaagctgaacctggcacatgatgaggaggaattcaccctgccgagggcatcagcccacaggccctcatccagctcctcgcccagctcctccttccacttacccttcagttcctccactggggcttcctcagcctcctgcagatCTTGGAAAATGCCCGACACCTTCCCTTCCCCTACTCAGATGCCAGAGACCACCCTTTCCTGTATCCTATgagggggtagcaacggaaatgtccccacctgttttttgagaaaagcgcagacttggaggtatctgaagACGTTTCCAGGGGGCAgattgaatttctcctccagtgccttcaagctaggcaaagtcccatctataaaaaggtcccccatccttttaatgcctgccctgtgccaactttgaaaccctccgtctatcttgcccgggacaaatctatgattgttccatatcggggtccaaactgaggccccctcctccttcctgtgccttctccactgaccccagacccccaATGCCACagtcaccaccgggcttgtggtatattgtgccggcgagaatggcagcggtgccgttaccagtgcccctaggctggtgcctttgcatgacgctgcCTCTAGTCGTCTccacgccgacccctcctccattacgcatttcctaatcatggctacattagccgcccagtagtagctacAGAAGTTCGGTAGCGCcaaccctctgcccccccccccccccctcccccgactgcgctctaaaaatgagatggagatggttgacagcttcaaattcctaggtgtgcgcagggggaaatgtttgatacatgcaggttcgagattttgacagaaaggagatacagaacttccctgaggagccagcctccacattgctggaggacgggctgacgacagggggattggagaagtgggtagtgtcagcggtttacagagctattttggaagaggagagggcaccactggaagggatcaaagcaaagtatgaggaggagttgggagaggttatggaggaggggttctggtgtgaggtgctacggagagtgaatgcctcaaccttgtgcgcgaggttggggctgatacagctgaaggtggtatacagagcacacctcacgaggatgagccgattcgttgagggagtagaagatgtgtgtgaacgcttcgggggcggggtgaggtggtgctaatcatgttcatatgttttggtcctgtccaaagctagaggattactggaaggagatttttagggtaatttctaaagtggtgcatgttaAACTGTACCCGGACCCCCGAAGGCCATATTCAGGTTGTCggtccagccagggttggaaacgagtgCGAAGGCAGTTGTTGTAGCCTTCCCCTCATTGATAGCCCAAAAACAGAGaaacttctccaccctgtgccctggtgtggcgggggcatctgttggaattcttgactcttgagaaggttatgtttgaactgaggggaagtatAGAAcgggtctacaattcatggtcattattcattatgcactttcaagaactggataacatcgaacattagttggggggggtgagagggttggggggataGTGTTAATGGGAGctatggatgattcctgattcctttttgccatttgtttatgaGAACACgtgggtgaatgttttgggtttggtgggaggatgggatcgttgttattgatatggggagtgacatatttgttactgaatgttgtttattgttggtgggtgtagatttgggagaaaatgtgaaaaaggaggagaataaagaaataatttttaaaataaaattcctaggtgtgcacatcaccaacaatctatcctggtccacccacgccgacGCTAAGACCAAGATAGCACACCAGCCCataaacttcctcaggaaactaagttaATTCGGCATCTCCATATTGACTCTAaccaatttttacaaatgcatcatagaaagcatcagtagaggggctggtttagcacagggctaaatcgatggcttttaaagcagaccaaggcaggccagcagcacggttcaattcccgtaccagcctcccgaacaagcgccggaatgtggcgactaagggcttttcacagtaacttcatttgaagcctactcgtgacaataagcaattttcatttcatttcatatctggctgcatcacagcttggtatggctacTGCTCAGTCCAAAACCGTACAAacctacagagagtcatgaacacagtgaATCTGCCTCTcttccattaactctgtctacatctcccattgccttgagaaagcgggcagcattattAAAGACCTCTTCCacacgggttattctctcttccaatctcacactaacaggttcaaaaacagcttcttccagtAGCATGGCAGGGACCGGAAGGCCCCTCATTGCCTGTTTGCCCCCAATAAACATGGCGGCCAGGCATGCGCCCGGCTGAGCCTTGCCCCTATGTTACCAGTCTTCTGAATGACCCCATTATGGACTGAAGTGATCTCTTCAGTCTTCTCTACTGAATactactacactctgtatgctccaCCCAATGCAtgtgtatgtatttacattgtgtatttatgtatgtcctatgtttgttcatgtgtggaacgatatgcctggattgtacgcagaacaatactttactCTGTACCTCCATACACgtgtcaataaatcaaatcaaaactggACCTTTCTGTTTGTGGCTTTAAACAGGTGAATCCCTGTGGAGCAAACATTTCAACATTTGTTATTGAAATGAATTTATTCAGCACAGACAGCAGGGGTTATTTCAGAAAATTACACAGTAAAGTTAATGAGCTACCGAGCCTGCAGTGAAGAGGGAAGACTCTTTGTCTGGGATCTTTGACTCATGGATTCCCAGCTGAAGGTGTTTCTGCAGTAACAGTTAACTTTTGATATCAATGCCACCGTTAGACACAGGGGGAATCCCTTGTTTCAATAAATGAACTGGCAGAAGGGTTAGGACAGGATGGCAAGAAGGTTAATACTGTCATTATTCAGAATATAGGCTATAAAGAAACAATTGATCTAAAAGACAATCTGTTCTCCTATCTTAAATCTTGTGTTTTCTGCATTGGACAATTACATTAAAATCTGGAACACGTAGATATGGATTGGTGTCTCCATTTCATTTTTGTAATGTATTGTGTTCTTTAGTAATGCTCTTCcccacattctctccatatcCTTTCTCACAAAACCTTCCATTATTTTAACAATTTCTATTAGGTAACCCTCCTCCGCCTTCATTTCTCAAGAGACGAGACCTAGCCTCTCAATCCTTTCCTGACATTTTTATGTACCTACACATTTCTAGTTTCATCATTCTAAATCtgctttgcaccctctccagtgcctcggTATCATTTTATAATATGCTGACCAGAACAGAATGCAGTGATCGGCGAGATACTTCATCCAGGAGTCACGGATTTCCCCAAAAATGGGACCAAGCTAAGATGTGACATTACATTGGTTTATTAAGAAACAAAGGATTAAAAATGATACATAATGGACGCAAAAAACGTACATCCTGTGAAAGGTGAGAATGGTTTACCAGTTACAGAGGACAAGCTGATGATGCAGAATGAGTACTGGTCTCCATTACTATTGGCTGCCGTCTCCTCTGAATTGTTCCCTGGTGTGAGCCAGAGTGTGAGTGTTGGGTGAAGCCAATATGAATCATTTTTGAAATCTCTTCCTGTTTTAACCTTTACACATTTAACCTTTGCACCTTCATAGATGGATCATAAGATCCAATCATATCGGTTAAATATTCCAATTTCAGAGCACGTGTTAGAGACACATCCTGGGCAGAAAGAACTGGTCTGTCTTGTGCTTGTCACCCAGCAAGCTGCTGTGGAATATTTCTGCATAAGCAAGAAAAATGgcatcatggtggcgcagtgattagcactgctggctcacagcgccgaggacccgggttcgatcccagccccaggtctctgtgtggagtttcacctcacctcagctattcacaatatatattaatgatttagatgagggaataaatgtaatatctcaaaatttgcagatgacacaaagctgggtgggagggtgagctgtggggtggatgcagaggtgcttcaatatgatttggacaagttgagtgggaaaatgcatggcagatgcagtataatgtggacaaatgcgaggttgtccactttggtagcaaaaacaggaaggcagattattatctgaatgactaTAAAtgaagagaggggaatgtgcaatgagacctgggtatccttgtacaccaatcactgaaggtaagcatggaggtacagcaggcggtaaagaagaaaattggtgacttccggtggcgtgggcGCGCAGGGCGGCTGCAGCGcaaagagctcccgccggtggctgCGAGTCGCGGCGTTTTCAGGCAAATCCCAGAGTTTTAACGCACCCCCCGACTACCGTTGGCCTTTGGGGCCATCGCAGCAGCCAGaggggccggtttaaaaaccggtgaagaaccccacgcgggtgtcgggcggcggggcctgaggcgctgggcccagcgcggtgttggggccagagcagcgggggcggagctacgaggGGGCCGAGGTGATAGGCCTGAGTCCAGGGCACCATGTAAGTGGGgcgtcccacatcggatggctcccatctaggaggaagaaagaggctgaaacctggtcccaggggagctctggatcaatgcagaggagaaagaaagaagtttggaagatttaaagaagctTGGTGAAGTTTTCTTTTGCTCCTCCCccgcccttttaaaaaaaaaaagaataattcagattgatgaaggacagaagggtggaaggagagagaggagaagagaaagaaagtaaaagacaagaagccgctaaaggatgcgaaaagcagcgtcgaagaaaggaggaaacgcggggtcgccgccgctgaaggagaagacgaataaaaGTGGTGACAGGATGGCGGATgccgaactgcaaagcggggccACACTATTTACGGTAAGAAGATCACCGAGGTGATGtctgtggagctggaaaaacagtttgcgaggcacatggaggccttgagaaAGGAGACGGCGGTCGTATTGAAGTCACTGGTGGAGGAAGCAATCGCCCCGAtgaaggtggcggtggcaaaggcattggccgaggtgagagagcagggcgagaagatgaaggaagtggaggaagccgtgtcacggcacagcgaccaggtcaccttgatgggagatgagttgcggagggctgtggag
This genomic stretch from Scyliorhinus canicula unplaced genomic scaffold, sScyCan1.1, whole genome shotgun sequence harbors:
- the LOC119959392 gene encoding gastrula zinc finger protein XlCGF17.1-like, producing MAAKITIHPGTKPCKCGDCGKRFSYPSELEIHRRNHTGERPFTCSGCGKGFTSFSSLQKHQPVHADKREFKCSDCEKRFKSLNVLRMHQRIHTVDRPFSCSQCGKRFRASSELLMHQRVHSDKRSFKCPECEKCYKRSEELRRHQLVHTDERPFRCSQCGHGFRRSADLVRHQRTHSGEKPFTCSECGKGFAQLSHWRTHQQVHTEERPFKCPDCRKCFKSSEKLRIHQRVHSDKRPFRCPHCGTGFKQSGNLIIHQRTHTGERPFICSECEKGFICLSNLMRHRRVHQ